TTTTTGCTTTATGCTCCATCAAAATTTGGCCTTTATGGGGTTTGGTCAGGTTTGGCTCTCTTTATGGGTTTGCGTACAGTGGCAGGGTATATCAGGTACATTAAAAGCACATTATAGAGGttcttctttaaaaattaactcTGAGATCTCTTATAATAATATAGCTCATTGTATGGTTTATATAGGCTTCTCTTCCTTTCTTTTATGAGATTTATTTGCAGGTTGAATTCGAACAAAATAAGCTTTACATTATGATTGTGTTTAGTTCTGAAATTTCAACCTTGAACTGGTACATTAATCATAAAAAGACCTATTCAaacatttatttatctttaaaaatttattgctTGCCTTTTTAAATGATCAGGTCAATTCAAATCTTAACTAGGaagtttgaaaatttaaatgagaGAAAAAGATgcttttagattttaattaatatcaagCTAGATCAATTTATGTATATAAGAGTTTTTCCCAGTTTGAGTCGATTGGTATGCTTTAATCCAGAATTTACTTCCTTTGAATTTCTCTCATATTCTTGGACAAGAAATTTAAAGACTGAACAAAATAAACTGATTAACTTAAAGACTTGATTAGTTTTAATCTGTCACAAATTCCATCTTGTAacctatttttagttttaatgtTGCTTGGATATGAAATAGACATGAAAGAATGCTACTTTATACAACTGATTACTGATGTATGATGCAATATCATACATAAATTAAGTCCATGGCCTATTACGGATTTACGGGCATAACTAACTTTTCTagattatgttatttttttgcCAATGACAGTCAAAAATGTGtactttgattttttaattttataccaTGTGTGTTTTCCCATttatgtttatgtatttgtcATTTCAGAATACTATCAAAATCTGGTCCATGGTGGTTCCTACATAAAGACTTGCATAGTATTCAGGTAGGTACATTTgagttattattatttgaacatTGTAAATTCATGCAACTCAttcattaaatattcatttCCATGTTTATTGGCAAAATGGCTGTATTGTATACTTGCTTTCTTTCAGAATCTTTTCATTACAAAAACAGTAGTTGCaagggaagtatctaattaatTTGGGAATCTGAGATGCAAATAATAGAATCTAAGATCTTCGATTCAGTAATAACGTCCATAGTTAGAAAAAGCTGTTATTTTGTGTCCCAGTTTGCTagcataattttatttgtataaaagGTTAAGGTTGGAACTTGGAAGCATGTCAGCTTCTCTTTTTAACTGACAAATGATCGTCTTTGGAACATGCTTGTATGAATTTATAGATTTAATTAGTTTTCTGCCTTTCATTTTGATGTTACGGTTTATAAAAATCGTCTTGTTCGTTGTTGGATAAGTTTTCACAAATGAAATAATAGTCGGGTTATATTTAGGTTCAGGACATCTACAGATAGATTTAATATATTCGCCTATTCGGAGTCGGGAGTTTGGTGCAGTAATTAGTTCTGTCCCTAACTTGACTTTTTATCGACATGGAGTCCACCATGATGAACAGTTTACATCAATTCGTTATACATACATTGATTTATTTTACATCTGTCGTGTAATTGTCTCTgagttattttttttcatttctgtgTTTTCCAGCTAGCCAGTTGAGATGTGAAGAAAACAGAACCTACTGCTGGAAGGTATAGTTTCGTTAGTATTTTTGTCGCTGGCTGGTTAAACACTCGCACTGGCAGATAAGTATTGGTGGCTAAGTTAATAATACGAATCAATTCCAcattaattttagaaagaatTTTATCATTAGAATTATGTCTTATAGGATATTTATTGAGTCGAATATATCGATTCAGCAGTAATATATTGAGTTTTTCATTGTCTTCCCCTTGTCACGTGAACTCGACTACCTTCTCCTTGTTCTCTTTACAGAAGTTATACCAACTTCTATAGTAATTGTCTTTATTGATAGAAAGGAAGAGTAAACATCTTTAATTTTTGGAAGTTGTCActtcttttataaattaaatgttaatttgttCTTCAGTTTGAACACTTTCATGTCGATTATTACATAAATAAACTTTATAATCAAGTCGGTCAGAACCGTGTGTATTATTATAAATTCAGTTCTCTTATCAATCTTGTATGACTAATGGTAACGAAAAAATCAAGATGAAATGTAGTCCATGGGACCGTAAGGCTGAAATAGTTCAGCAATAAATCCCTTCTTCCTCTTAGGATTCCAACCCATATCTTTGCAGAGCTGGTCGTTATACCATATATGAAGTGCTCCAATGCATGATTTTCTATAATGTTTTCCTGAGTATTCCTTCATGTAACCCTCCCATTTCTTTATGTCTTCCTCCATTTCTTTAATTCTCGGGAGCTTGAAGGTACCGTCAAGAAGCTCAGCTAGCCATCGGCATCTCATCTCCGAGGTGTACAAATTTGCAATGCTTTCTGCGAATCCTATTATTGCTAGTTGTGGGATTCGGGGTTGAATGCATTCCCTGTTGTCATATAATTTAAATGAGATAACTATTGTATATAACAGGACGCTCACTTAAAATATGGGTGTTATAATAAAGATAGTTGCATCATGTAATAACTAATATTCATACAAGAATCTAGAAAAATACAGAAAAATCTAAAAAACggtaaaagaaattaaaactatgctctttccattttttttaattagtaccTAATGAGTTTCACTAagtatctaaattttttttctttgtataTTCTCGTATGAGAGATGTACAAGAGACAAAAAAAATGTATAgatattaaatatgtataaaaaataagtatgtaaagtatgaaaaaaaatcatttttttgataaattaaaatgttttactgggagcatattttttaaaattaaattactttttgtggtttctcaaaaaaaaaattactttttgtGGTAATGTTGTGATTGACCTCCAACAATTTAGATGGTTTactatgttttaaaaatttataatcggtATTGATTTCCGATTCAATAATCTAATTGATATTCTTGAACTCAAATATATATGTAAGTAGCAATTTTCCCCCtaaatttataaactaattGCCTTCTCAATTGGCAATTTACCCTTCAATTTATAagctaatttttcaaaatagagTTAATTGACCATATAACCATCAACTATAATTTGCACATGAAGTTAATTTATGTGATAAGTTGAGGGGGCTTAAGTCCAAGGTCATATATTCCTCGCACTCTACTGAACCTCTAAAAATAGAAACAATTTGCTGCTATTGGTAGTTTGTCTAAATCTGtagttgattaattattataacaATAAGATACTAACCTGTACAAAGGAACTGTTGAATTGGGAGATCCTGTAATGAGATCTTGAAAGGTTGGTGATACAAAAACGTCTATGAGCTTTCCGTCCCCTTTGAATCCTGTTGCTAATATGACTAAGTCTATGTCCAGGGGTGCGACTTGACCATCGATTCGAACCCCGTTTTTGCAGAATCTAATGCTCTCTGATTTCTTCAAAATGATGCTTCCCTTTTCAACATTATCATAGAATTTTTCTGGCATAGTTGAGACCCTGCAAGAACTTATTTGCTGATGGAAACTATGGCTTGGTACCATCCCAAACTTTTCTAGACGAAGCTTCGACTTTATATAGCTTTCAACAAATTTGGAAAAAATCCATCTCTGTTGAGTGATTATAGAAAATTGATTTAGATTAGTTCCGCTTTGTTTTAATGTAGAGATGATTACTATCATCCTCAAAATTATGTCATAAAtagttttgttttgaattttaaaaactcattgttttcttgatattttaGTTCTATCATTAGATTTCCTCATAAAATTTTAGCTGCCTAATACTTAAGAAGATATCAAGGAAGAAataataaattcttaaaatttagaagaaaaaaaatatagttttgacAGGATGAGAGTAATTATCCATTCAATTTATGTAatgcttaaaagataaaaatattagtacCAAAGGTGAAAGAAATGTTGCCAATAGGTTATAGAGGAAATTTTCACCAGGCTTGTGAACCAGAAGCTCAGAGAAGCGATTCAGGTACAGATATGCCATAGGCACTCCCCATGGAAGATAATCGGGGACGGCCCACTCTTCGGTCTTGTATAAAACTGTGCAAGGAACTTCGACTCCTACAATTCAATGTCAGAATTCTTTACATCAGTCTATATAGTGCGAAAATGGAGGGTGATATGGAAaagataaaaatgagaaacggtGAAACGACATTAATTATACGAAtaaataggttataaatatagtTGCGAGCCATACGAAAGAGAGAGATGATTACCATTGGATGATGAGCACTCTATTGCAATGTCTATCGCAGATTTTTGGAGGCCGACGATCATCACCCGTTTTCCTTTGATATAATCGGATGCACTTTTGAAATCCATAGCTGCATAATCCATGGAATGTATTACATCGCCTTGAAATGCCTCAGGTCCTTCGCCTTGAGGAAATTCTGGAATGTTAGGCACATCGCTGAACCGTCCTAGGCACAAGACTAAAAAGTCTACTTGGTAAACCTGCATTCATAGACAACTTGGTCAGGAAAAAAAACAACTGATCAAGCCGGTTCAAACATTTAGTGTCTGAAAAAAGTACTCAAAATGAAGTCATTATATACTAATGTTTTCAGTCTATTCTCAACCCTCAACACTAATagataatttaatgtttttaattaatgaaccatatttaatacttaattaaaattaaaacataatttagtGTAAAAGATGGTTTGTATGaaagatttgttttgaactttatccaaataaaaagagttcaatttgatattttaggGTACTATTAAAacgtaaaaatatgaaatagggtgcaattgacgaaattataAGGTCATGGTgttattgaaaacaaaaaagtCGGTGGTTTTTGAGGGGGGTTAGCCATTATATGAtgaaaaattagattaaattaaatatgtttgaaatcgatgatataaataaaagttataaataaaattaccaaCAACAATGCATTCATCTGAACAAGATAAACCGCTAAGTAGAAATTATAGTTCTCtctctaattaaaataaatttgtttttatctCTTTtagaaatacaaattaaaatcgTAGTTTGGAGAAGATGGTATTGGTTTTTTGATCAAAAAACCACCTCCTCCACTCTTAaatctttgttttttttattttatgtcgtATTTAGATTGTTTTTCAAAAACTACATAGATGGAGGTCCATTTTACCTTAAAAATGTTTAAAGGACCTTATTTTTAAAGAGTCGGTTTTAATGGTCAGAAAACCACCTCCTAATATAACTAGTagttttctttaaaatttatagttggagatttttgtttctttagttGATTTGATGGTTCTTTAACCCGATTAAGATAGTTAGAGGTtctcttaattaaaattaagaccTTCAACTTAAAAAGTAGAAGTTTTAGAAGTTTTTATGATCAACTGTTATTTTAGATTCTTTTTTAatgcttaaatttgttttattagaTCTAAATTTTTGAATTCGCATGGAAGATGGAATTTGAAAAGTATGAAGTTTCAAAGATTAAGCGGTTTTAGGTCTAATGGAACAATACTATAAATTAAGACTCCGCACTCATATAATTATATGTTCAACTTTGAGAGCCGATTTGGCTACCTTTCGTAAATATGCGGCTTGACTATTTCcaatttgattaatattttatttgtatcattatatttttaaatctattttgttttatttaatagaTTAGAGTTTTATTAGAGCgcttgaaataaataaaagaaaagttcaatcataaaaataaaaaactaaatttttgcAAGTTTTGTTAATTATATTCAGACTTTTAAAAATCGATCCATTTAGTCCATTTTAACACATTTAGTATCTTTTGTAGCCCTTTTTTGAATTGAGCCGAATTTTTACCAAAATATCTGCCACGTCACCTCCAACTGAGCAAATTGCTGACGTGGCGACCCTCCTAATCCaatcaaaacatataataacccaaccaaaatcaaatttaatatttaaatcaaatcaattaattatatagttataaaactctcatgtatttttttaaatttaatattttctatattaactaatttaaattaattaaaatttcacatcatggtttagattttttttcaagataaattatataaatttaattttttaaataaaaatgacggttttgatttatttaatttttaataaaatttaaaataattatatatctatcaaatatattaaaaaattataattaaaata
This window of the Mercurialis annua linkage group LG5, ddMerAnnu1.2, whole genome shotgun sequence genome carries:
- the LOC126682218 gene encoding probable flavin-containing monooxygenase 1 — encoded protein: MGGIGGSVFLKFRKLLPENDTLTAKLSPQTNYQIHLPQPKCSPMEKQIAIVGAGISGLLACKYALSKGYRPIVFESRSSIGGVWTKTLETTKLQTPKQLYQFSDFPWPSSVVEDFPGQDQVLDYVESYARHFGLIQYIQFNAKVVGVKLEGASEEEMGVWELWGGNGEAFGSKGKWIVNVQDTNNLSTKVYQVDFLVLCLGRFSDVPNIPEFPQGEGPEAFQGDVIHSMDYAAMDFKSASDYIKGKRVMIVGLQKSAIDIAIECSSSNGVEVPCTVLYKTEEWAVPDYLPWGVPMAYLYLNRFSELLVHKPGENFLYNLLATFLSPLRWIFSKFVESYIKSKLRLEKFGMVPSHSFHQQISSCRVSTMPEKFYDNVEKGSIILKKSESIRFCKNGVRIDGQVAPLDIDLVILATGFKGDGKLIDVFVSPTFQDLITGSPNSTVPLYRECIQPRIPQLAIIGFAESIANLYTSEMRCRWLAELLDGTFKLPRIKEMEEDIKKWEGYMKEYSGKHYRKSCIGALHIWYNDQLCKDMGWNPKRKKGFIAELFQPYGPMDYISS